A section of the Flavobacterium sp. CG_23.5 genome encodes:
- the uvrC gene encoding excinuclease ABC subunit UvrC, producing the protein MNPTTLALQIQTLPDNPGVYQYYDKEGKILYVGKAKNLKKRVSSYFNKIHDTAKTNVLVKKIVTIRHIVVPTETDALLLENNLIKTLQPRYNVLLRDDKSYPWLCIKKEPFSRIFATRRMVKDGSEYFGPYTSFKTVSTILELIKELYPLRTCNYDLSKSNIESGKFKVCLEYHIGNCMGPCEGHETLENYQRQVDAIREILKGNFKESMKDFKRVMTDLAADMHFEEAQKIKEKIEVLENYQSRSTIVNPKITNIDVFSIVSDESAAYVNFLQISHGSIIRSHTMEIKKKLDETDEELLELAIVELRERFHLLSREVIVPFHVDLGENIKITVPQLGDKKQILDLSIRNAKFYRIEQLKQLQIVDPERHTKRIMAQMQKDLRLPVEPRHIECFDNSNIQGTNPVAACVVFKDGKPSKKDYRHFNIKTVEGPDDFASMTEVVYRRYKRLLDEEQPLPQLIIIDGGKGQLSSALKSIDELGLRGKITVIGIAKRLEELFYPGDSIPLYLDKKSETLKVIQQLRNEAHRFGITHHRDKRSKAALNSSIESIPGIGEKTMLTLIQHFKSVKRLKLATENDISGVIGVSKAKKIVEFYKNN; encoded by the coding sequence ATGAATCCAACAACTTTAGCCCTTCAAATTCAAACCTTGCCAGATAATCCCGGGGTATATCAATATTACGACAAAGAAGGGAAAATTTTGTATGTGGGCAAAGCCAAAAATTTAAAAAAAAGGGTTTCTTCTTATTTTAATAAAATTCATGATACAGCCAAAACCAATGTGCTTGTAAAAAAGATTGTAACCATAAGACACATAGTTGTTCCTACGGAAACGGACGCGCTTTTATTGGAAAACAACCTTATAAAAACCTTGCAGCCTCGGTATAATGTGTTGTTGCGCGATGACAAAAGTTATCCGTGGTTGTGTATCAAGAAAGAACCTTTTTCCCGCATATTTGCTACTCGGAGAATGGTCAAAGACGGATCGGAATATTTTGGGCCCTACACCAGTTTCAAAACGGTCAGTACTATTTTGGAACTGATTAAAGAGCTGTATCCACTTCGAACTTGTAACTATGATTTAAGTAAAAGCAATATCGAAAGCGGAAAATTCAAGGTTTGTCTCGAATATCATATCGGTAATTGTATGGGACCATGTGAAGGTCATGAAACTTTAGAAAATTACCAAAGGCAAGTGGATGCGATTCGTGAAATTCTGAAAGGGAATTTTAAAGAAAGCATGAAAGATTTCAAACGTGTCATGACTGATTTGGCTGCTGACATGCATTTTGAAGAAGCCCAAAAAATCAAAGAAAAAATAGAAGTGCTGGAGAACTATCAATCTCGTTCTACCATAGTAAATCCTAAAATTACCAATATTGATGTATTTTCGATAGTTTCTGATGAAAGTGCTGCTTATGTCAATTTTTTACAAATTTCACATGGTTCGATAATTCGGTCGCATACCATGGAGATCAAAAAGAAACTAGACGAAACCGACGAAGAGTTATTAGAATTGGCGATTGTCGAATTAAGGGAGCGTTTTCATTTATTGTCTCGAGAAGTTATTGTTCCCTTCCATGTTGATTTGGGAGAAAATATAAAAATTACCGTTCCGCAATTGGGTGACAAAAAACAAATTTTGGATTTGTCTATTCGGAACGCTAAGTTTTACCGAATTGAACAGTTGAAGCAATTGCAAATTGTAGATCCGGAGCGCCACACCAAAAGGATTATGGCGCAAATGCAAAAAGACCTGCGATTGCCGGTCGAACCACGACATATCGAATGTTTTGATAATTCGAATATCCAAGGAACCAATCCTGTTGCCGCCTGTGTGGTTTTTAAAGATGGGAAACCAAGCAAAAAAGACTACCGCCATTTTAATATAAAAACCGTCGAAGGCCCCGATGATTTTGCTTCGATGACCGAAGTAGTTTATCGCCGTTACAAAAGATTATTAGATGAAGAACAGCCTTTGCCACAATTAATCATCATTGATGGTGGAAAAGGGCAATTGTCATCGGCACTGAAAAGTATTGATGAATTGGGTCTGAGAGGAAAAATTACCGTAATTGGAATTGCCAAAAGACTGGAAGAATTATTTTACCCCGGCGATTCCATTCCGCTTTATTTAGACAAAAAATCGGAAACCTTGAAAGTGATTCAGCAATTGCGTAACGAGGCGCACCGTTTTGGAATTACGCATCATAGGGATAAAAGGAGCAAAGCGGCACTGAATTCTTCGATAGAAAGTATTCCAGGAATTGGTGAGAAAACAATGCTAACGTTAATTCAACATTTTAAAAGTGTTAAAAGATTGAAATTAGCGACAGAAAATGATATTTCTGGCGTTATAGGAGTATCAAAAGCAAAAAAAATTGTCGAATTTTACAAGAACAACTAG
- a CDS encoding succinylglutamate desuccinylase/aspartoacylase family protein, with the protein MIKNNSAPIIIFGESIIPGESKTINVEIARLHTTTKLNIPVIVRRSKIDGPVVLFSAGIHGDEINGVEIVRQLISKKINRPKKGTIICIPIINVYGFVNKSREFPDGRDLNRVFPGSKTGSLASRFAFHILTEIMPVVNYAVDFHAGGASRFNAPQIRLTHNNEELKVLADVFNAPFTLYSKNISGSFRSASEKLNVKMLLFEGGKSLDINNAIANEGVNGVKRLLSHLDMLDPKHIVTEQKTPTIYIEKSGWVRAKCSGLLHDYNTIGTFLKKGSILATITDPYGKFERKIKAPNDGYVINANLSPIVYEGDAIYHMSNTAENGEE; encoded by the coding sequence ATGATAAAAAATAATTCCGCACCAATAATAATTTTTGGCGAAAGCATTATTCCAGGCGAAAGCAAAACCATTAATGTGGAAATTGCCCGACTACATACCACAACCAAATTAAATATCCCTGTTATTGTCCGCCGTTCTAAAATTGATGGACCTGTTGTACTTTTCTCAGCAGGAATTCATGGTGACGAGATCAATGGAGTGGAAATCGTTCGACAGCTAATCAGCAAAAAAATTAACAGGCCAAAAAAAGGAACAATCATCTGCATTCCTATCATAAACGTATATGGATTTGTCAATAAATCACGGGAATTTCCGGATGGCAGAGATTTAAATAGAGTATTTCCCGGAAGTAAAACGGGTTCTTTGGCTAGTCGATTTGCATTCCATATTTTGACTGAAATCATGCCAGTTGTAAATTATGCCGTTGATTTTCATGCTGGTGGCGCCAGCCGATTCAATGCGCCTCAAATTCGCCTTACTCATAATAATGAAGAATTAAAAGTATTGGCTGATGTGTTCAATGCTCCTTTTACTTTGTATTCAAAAAATATTTCTGGTTCTTTTAGAAGTGCCAGCGAAAAATTAAATGTGAAAATGTTGCTTTTTGAAGGCGGAAAATCTCTTGATATTAATAATGCTATAGCCAATGAAGGCGTAAATGGCGTCAAACGATTGCTTTCACATCTTGATATGTTAGATCCCAAACACATCGTTACGGAACAAAAAACACCAACCATCTATATTGAAAAATCTGGCTGGGTTAGAGCTAAATGTTCGGGATTATTGCATGATTACAACACCATAGGAACTTTTTTGAAAAAAGGATCTATCCTTGCCACCATAACGGATCCCTACGGAAAATTTGAACGAAAAATAAAAGCCCCGAATGACGGTTACGTAATAAATGCAAATCTTTCACCTATTGTATATGAAGGCGATGCTATTTATCACATGTCAAATACTGCAGAAAATGGAGAGGAATAA
- a CDS encoding 5-formyltetrahydrofolate cyclo-ligase — translation MERNKKNLRIKYKALRKQIGEYELEEMSLAIANKLLKLPIWEKSYFHIFLPITEHHEVNTEFILHLLSGKDKDIIISKSDFETRKMTHFLLTDNTKIKKNKYNIPEPVDGIEVPSHKIEVVFVPLLAFDKKGHRVGYGKGFYDILLSECNPETIKIGFSFFEAEETITDIFESDIQLDFCVTPNSIYSF, via the coding sequence ATGGAGAGGAATAAAAAGAATTTACGAATAAAGTATAAAGCACTGCGGAAACAAATTGGTGAATATGAGTTGGAAGAAATGAGTTTGGCAATTGCCAATAAACTGCTGAAACTTCCTATTTGGGAGAAAAGCTATTTTCATATTTTCTTACCCATAACGGAACATCATGAGGTAAATACCGAATTTATTCTGCATCTACTTTCCGGTAAAGACAAGGACATAATTATTTCTAAAAGTGATTTTGAAACTAGAAAAATGACCCATTTCTTACTGACGGACAACACCAAAATTAAAAAAAATAAATACAATATCCCGGAACCAGTTGATGGAATTGAAGTTCCTTCCCATAAAATTGAGGTCGTTTTTGTTCCGCTTTTAGCTTTCGACAAAAAAGGTCATCGGGTGGGTTACGGTAAAGGGTTTTATGATATTCTTTTATCTGAATGCAATCCGGAAACCATTAAAATTGGATTTTCATTTTTTGAAGCCGAAGAAACAATCACAGATATCTTTGAAAGTGACATACAATTGGATTTTTGTGTAACACCAAATTCAATTTATTCGTTTTAG
- a CDS encoding lipoprotein signal peptidase, which yields MSLRKAYLLIFIILLVDQVSKIYIKTNFILGEEVEVFKWFKILFIENEGMAWGTVIPGAYGKLFLTLFRLVAVGGIGYWLWDSVERKQSSNYLIVAIALILAGAFGNIIDSVFYGVVFNDSHQELATLFSDRPYGTWFHGKVVDMFYFPFWQGDLPNWVPIWGGRNFTFFNAIFNVADMAISTGVGILIFFNKKAFHHK from the coding sequence ATGTCTTTACGAAAAGCGTATCTCCTTATTTTTATCATATTGCTTGTTGATCAAGTTTCAAAAATATACATCAAAACTAATTTTATTTTAGGTGAAGAAGTAGAAGTCTTCAAATGGTTTAAAATTCTTTTCATTGAAAATGAAGGAATGGCTTGGGGAACAGTTATTCCTGGAGCTTACGGAAAATTATTCCTCACACTTTTTAGATTAGTTGCTGTTGGGGGTATTGGATATTGGTTATGGGATTCTGTTGAAAGAAAACAGAGCTCTAATTACTTAATTGTTGCCATTGCATTAATCCTTGCAGGAGCTTTTGGAAACATAATAGATTCTGTATTTTACGGCGTTGTTTTTAATGACAGCCACCAAGAATTGGCCACATTGTTTTCAGATAGACCTTATGGGACTTGGTTTCATGGTAAAGTAGTCGATATGTTTTATTTTCCTTTTTGGCAAGGAGATTTACCTAATTGGGTGCCAATTTGGGGCGGAAGAAATTTTACTTTTTTTAATGCAATTTTCAATGTTGCCGATATGGCGATTTCAACAGGTGTTGGAATCTTGATTTTTTTCAATAAAAAAGCATTTCATCACAAATAG
- a CDS encoding TraR/DksA family transcriptional regulator: protein MVDEATRYSDADLAEFKVIILNKIQKAQADLDLIKSAYMNDLNNGTDDTSPTFKAFEEGSETMSKEANSQLAIRQEKFIRDLKNALFRVENRTYGVCKVTGKLIGKERLKIVPHATMSIEAKNLQR from the coding sequence ATGGTAGATGAAGCTACAAGATACTCTGACGCAGATTTAGCAGAGTTCAAAGTGATAATACTTAACAAAATACAAAAAGCACAAGCAGATTTAGATTTGATAAAAAGTGCTTATATGAATGACTTGAATAATGGGACAGATGATACATCTCCAACATTCAAAGCATTCGAAGAAGGAAGCGAAACTATGTCTAAAGAAGCAAACTCGCAACTAGCTATTCGTCAAGAAAAGTTTATTCGAGATTTGAAAAATGCGCTCTTTCGTGTAGAAAACAGAACATATGGTGTGTGTAAAGTTACAGGTAAATTAATAGGGAAAGAAAGATTGAAAATCGTTCCTCACGCTACAATGAGCATCGAAGCAAAGAATTTGCAAAGATAA